The following are from one region of the Gossypium hirsutum isolate 1008001.06 chromosome D03, Gossypium_hirsutum_v2.1, whole genome shotgun sequence genome:
- the LOC107950829 gene encoding UDP-galactose/UDP-glucose transporter 4, protein MKSEDQTRFLLGISLSDRPKWQQFLICSFGFFFGYLVNGICEEYVYNRLQFSYGWYFTFVQGFVYLILIWLQGFTMKQMVNPWNTYVKLSGVLMGSHGLTKGSLAYLNYPAQIMFKSTKVLPVMIMGAFVPGLRRKYPFNEYISALLLVVGLILFTLADAQTSPNFSIIGVIMISGALIMDAFLGNFQEAIFTMNPETTQMEMLFCSTIVGIPFLLVPMVLTGELFKAWSSCSQHPYIYCVLVFEAMATFIGQVSVLSLIAIFGAATTAMITTARKAVTLLLSYIIFTKPLTECHGSGLLLISMGIILRMLPDTKPSPRVQGSNANAKKPKPLLQK, encoded by the coding sequence ATGAAAAGCGAGGATCAGACAAGATTTTTGCTTGGAATTTCCCTTTCAGATAGACCAAAATGGCAGCAGTTTCTAATTTGCTCATTTGGGTTCTTCTTTGGTTACCTTGTTAATGGCATTTGCGAGGAatatgtttataataggcttCAGTTTAGCTATGGATGGTATTTTACTTTTGTACAAGGATTTGTTTACTTGATATTGATATGGCTTCAAGGCTTTACAATGAAGCAAATGGTGAATCCATGGAACACATATGTTAAACTATCAGGTGTTCTCATGGGTTCTCATGGATTAACCAAGGGTTCATTGGCTTACCTTAACTATCCTGCCCAAATTATGTTTAAATCTACCAAGGTACTGCCAGTTATGATTATGGGTGCCTTCGTTCCTGGCTTGCGAAGGAAATACCCATTTAATGAATACATCTCTGCTTTGCTTCTTGTGGTCGGTCTCATCCTTTTCACCTTAGCAGACGCTCAAACATCTCCAAATTTTAGCATAATTGGTGTGATAATGATTTCGGGTGCTTTAATCATGGATGCATTTTTAGGTAATTTTCAAGAAGCAATTTTTACCATGAATCCGGAAACAACACAGATGGAGATGTTGTTTTGCTCAACAATAGTTGGGATTCCTTTTTTACTTGTGCCAATGGTTCTAACAGGAGAGCTCTTCAAGGCATGGAGTTCTTGTTCTCAACATCCGTACATTTATTGCGTTCTAGTGTTTGAAGCCATGGCTACATTCATTGGTCAAGTGTCTGTTTTATCCCTGATTGCTATTTTCGGTGCAGCTACAACTGCCATGATAACAACTGCTAGAAAAGCTGTAACTTTGTTGTTGTCGTATATCATATTTACAAAACCATTAACCGAATGCCACGGGTCAGGACTGTTGCTGATATCCATGGGAATCATATTAAGGATGTTGCCAGATACTAAACCATCACCTAGGGTTCAAGGATCAAATGCAAATGCAAAGAAACCAAAGCCTCTTTTACAGAAGTAG